The following DNA comes from Spirulina major PCC 6313.
AATGCGATCGGAACGGTGGTTTTTTTAATCCCCTTTTGCCTATTGGTAATCTATTTTTCCTGGTCAACAGTGGTCAATTCCTGGGCCATTTGGGAAATGTCCCCCGATCCCGGTGGTTTACCCCGCTACCCGATTAAAACCATGATTTTAGTCAGCTTTGCCCTGTTAATCATTCAGGGATTGGCCGAATTATGTCGTGCGATCGCCGTCATCCTCACCCCGGAGAATCACCATGGGCTATGACTGGCTCGGCCCCGCTATGTTCATCGGTGCGCTCAGCTTCCTCGCCCTGGGCTACCCCGTCGCCTTCTCCCTCGGTGGCGTAGCGATTTTATTTGGTGCGATCGGCATCGGCTTAGACCTCTTTAACCCCATGCTCATGGCCGTCATGCCCCAGCGCATCTTCGGCATCATGGCCAACTATACCCTCCTGGCCATCCCCTATTTCATCTTCCTAGGGGCCATGCTCGAAAAAACCGGCATCGCCGAACGCCTCCTCGAAACCATGGGCATCCTCTTCGGTCGGCTCCGAGGTGGACTCGCCCTCGCCGTCGTCGTCGTTGGCGCACTCCTCGCCGCCTCCACCGGCGTGGTCGCCGCCACCGTCGTCGCCATGGGCTTAATCTCCCTACCGATCATGCTGCGCTACGGCTACGACAAACGCCTCGCCACCGGCATCATCGTCGCCTCCGGAACCCTCGGCCAAATCATCCCCCCCAGCGTCGTCCTCGTCGTCTTGGGGGATCAACTGGGCATTTCCGTCGGGGATCTCTTCATCGGCTCCCTGATTCCAGGGGTGATGATGGCGGGAGCCTTCGCGATCTACGTGTTGATCCTCGCTTGGGTGCGCCCCAGCCTCGCCCCCGCCCTGCCGGAATCCGTGCGCACCTTCGCCCCAGGGGAACTGTGGGCACGGGTGGTGAAAGTGATGCTGCCGCCCTTGGGGTTAATTCTGTTGGTGTTGGGGAGTATCTTTTTCGGGTTCGCCACCCCCACCGAAGCCGGAGCCGTCGGGTCAGCCGGGGCAATGCTCCTCGCGGCGTTGAATCGACAACTCACCTGGAACACCGTGCGGCAGGTGTGTGATGCTACCCTCCGGATCAGCAGCATGGTGATCTTCATCCTGATCGGTTCGACGGCCTTTAGTTTGGTGTTTCGAGCCTTGCATGGCGATCGCTTCATGTTCGACCTCCTCTCCAACCTCCCCGGCGGTCAATGGACATTCCTCGTCGTCAACCTACTCACGGTGTTCATCCTCGGCTTTTTCATCGACTTCTTTGAAATCGCCTTCATCATCGTCCCGATCTTCGCCCCCATCGCCGAAGCCCTGGGAATTAATATGCTCTGGTACGGGGTCATCCTGGGCGCAAACCTCCAAACCTCTTTCCTCACGCCCCCCTTCGGTTTCGCCCTCTTCTACCTGCGTGGCGTTGCCCCCGAAACGGTCAGCACCCAAGATATCTATCGCGGCGTGATTCCGTTCATTCTGCTGCAACTCCTGGTCATGGTATTAATTATTCTCTTCCCCGCCCTCGTCACCTTTTTACCCACCCTCGGCAGCGGCTAACCCTCGCCCGATCCTTACCGTAGTCACAGGGCTTGGTTGCCAAGCCCTAGGTTGCGCTGAGTTGTCTTTTCTAGCCTGGATTATTCATGACAACTTCAAAAAATCGCTGAAACCCAATTCAGGCAAGCAATCCAGCAATTTCCTCAAAAAACATTCTGTTTTTGAGCTGTCCAGCCATCAAGGATTACAGCAACGGGTGAATCATTCAGGTTAGGACATTCAGCCCCTCTGAATTAAACTCAGCACATCATTAGAACCCACCCCGTGCTCCGCGCACCCCTCCCTGGAGGGGATTCCTTACCAAAAATCTCCTCCAGGGAGGAGTACCCCGCAGGGGGGGAGGTGCGTTTATGATTCGCCCCGTCCCAACGAAATTGTCATGAATAATTCAGGCTAGAACACACCGAGATCGTGGAAGTGGCGGCGGGTGAGTTCGAGGCGGGCGGCTCCGTCTTCGGGGCGATTGATGTTGATGTTGGTGGCAAAAAAGTAGACCTGATCAGCGGTTTCAACGTAGCCCACATACCAGCCGATATTTTGGATCGCATTATTGCCGAAGCCATACCAGCCGGTTTTGGCGTGGATGGTGTAGGTGGGGGTTTTTTCGACGATCATGATGTCCTTGACGAGGGTTTGCGATCGCACGGAAAAGGGCAATTCACCCCGATACAATTGCCGCAGAAAATCAATCTGCTCCTGTGGGGTGATTTGTAAGGTGCCATCGAGCCAAAATTGATCAATTTTGTCAGGGCCACCGATCGCCTCATTGCCGTAGTTCGTCGCATCGATCCATTGCTGCATTTGAGCATGGCCCGCGCGACGGGCGAGGACTTGGTAGAACCAGACCGCCGAAATGCGGAAGGCTTCCCGGAGGTTGAGGTCACGGTTCCAGGTGGGGAGGTCGCGGGGGATGCCGTCCCAGGTGAGGATCGCGAGGTCGTTGGCGATCGCACCCGTTTCCAACGCCACGAGGGAGTTAAAAATTTTAAAGGTGGAGGCGGT
Coding sequences within:
- the blaOXA gene encoding class D beta-lactamase, whose amino-acid sequence is MKFVLKLGAIAFLTAVACQGLSPAASLAHPHHSPSIGNPQTRDTGRHFRELGIEGSILIENLAGDRLLHHNPQRNATAFPTASTFKIFNSLVALETGAIANDLAILTWDGIPRDLPTWNRDLNLREAFRISAVWFYQVLARRAGHAQMQQWIDATNYGNEAIGGPDKIDQFWLDGTLQITPQEQIDFLRQLYRGELPFSVRSQTLVKDIMIVEKTPTYTIHAKTGWYGFGNNAIQNIGWYVGYVETADQVYFFATNININRPEDGAARLELTRRHFHDLGVF
- a CDS encoding TRAP transporter large permease subunit — encoded protein: MTMGYDWLGPAMFIGALSFLALGYPVAFSLGGVAILFGAIGIGLDLFNPMLMAVMPQRIFGIMANYTLLAIPYFIFLGAMLEKTGIAERLLETMGILFGRLRGGLALAVVVVGALLAASTGVVAATVVAMGLISLPIMLRYGYDKRLATGIIVASGTLGQIIPPSVVLVVLGDQLGISVGDLFIGSLIPGVMMAGAFAIYVLILAWVRPSLAPALPESVRTFAPGELWARVVKVMLPPLGLILLVLGSIFFGFATPTEAGAVGSAGAMLLAALNRQLTWNTVRQVCDATLRISSMVIFILIGSTAFSLVFRALHGDRFMFDLLSNLPGGQWTFLVVNLLTVFILGFFIDFFEIAFIIVPIFAPIAEALGINMLWYGVILGANLQTSFLTPPFGFALFYLRGVAPETVSTQDIYRGVIPFILLQLLVMVLIILFPALVTFLPTLGSG